The following proteins are co-located in the Alcaligenes faecalis genome:
- the pstS gene encoding phosphate ABC transporter substrate-binding protein PstS, whose protein sequence is MLKRVFNKVSIALAFSAFAATATAADVTGAGASFPYPIYAKWAAEYAKQTNNRVNYQSIGSGGGQQQIIAKTVDFGASDDPMKVETLEKENLLQFPAVIGGVVPVINVEGIEPGQLKLSGKVLADIYLAKVTKWDDAAIKELNPDLTLPNKDIVVVHRSDGSGTTFGWTNYLSKVSPDWKSQVGEGKAVKWPTGQGGKGNEGVAAYVRQLQNSIGYVEYAYAKQNKLSWTQLKNKDGQFVQPGQESFAAAAANADWAGTPGMGVILTEEPGAQSWPITAATFILMHKVQDKPENGKEVLNFFNWAFENGAKSAEELDYVALPKDVTDKIKAVWAAEIKSKDGAAVWK, encoded by the coding sequence ATGTTAAAACGTGTATTCAACAAGGTAAGTATTGCTCTGGCGTTCAGCGCCTTTGCGGCCACTGCCACAGCTGCAGACGTAACCGGTGCGGGTGCGTCGTTCCCTTACCCTATTTATGCCAAGTGGGCGGCTGAATACGCCAAGCAAACGAATAACCGCGTGAACTACCAGTCGATCGGTTCGGGTGGTGGTCAACAGCAGATTATTGCCAAGACCGTGGACTTCGGTGCCTCGGACGACCCAATGAAGGTCGAAACACTGGAAAAAGAAAATCTGTTGCAGTTCCCCGCCGTGATCGGTGGTGTGGTGCCTGTAATCAACGTGGAAGGCATTGAGCCTGGCCAGTTGAAACTGTCCGGTAAAGTACTGGCTGATATCTATCTGGCCAAAGTCACCAAGTGGGACGACGCAGCGATCAAAGAGCTGAACCCTGACCTGACTTTGCCTAACAAAGACATCGTGGTGGTACACCGCTCCGACGGTTCGGGTACGACATTTGGCTGGACCAACTACCTGTCCAAGGTCTCCCCGGACTGGAAATCCCAGGTTGGTGAAGGCAAGGCTGTGAAGTGGCCTACAGGTCAAGGTGGCAAGGGTAACGAAGGCGTGGCCGCTTACGTACGTCAGTTGCAGAACTCGATCGGCTATGTTGAGTACGCTTACGCCAAGCAAAACAAGCTGTCCTGGACTCAGTTGAAGAACAAGGACGGTCAGTTCGTCCAGCCAGGCCAGGAAAGCTTTGCGGCCGCCGCTGCGAACGCAGACTGGGCGGGTACCCCTGGTATGGGTGTGATTCTGACCGAAGAGCCTGGCGCTCAATCCTGGCCTATCACGGCGGCAACCTTCATCTTGATGCACAAGGTGCAGGACAAGCCTGAGAACGGTAAAGAAGTGCTGAACTTCTTTAACTGGGCCTTTGAAAACGGTGCCAAGTCTGCTGAAGAGCTGGATTACGTCGCCTTGCCTAAAGACGTAACCGACAAGATCAAAGCTGTCTGGGCGGCGGAGATCAAGTCCAAAGACGGCGCTGCAGTCTGGAAGTAA
- a CDS encoding sensor histidine kinase: MIARRGHPILGSLRGRLLLGTLAWILISIILAGLGLNRLFQDHVYRQFEQRLQTHLDQIMADVNLDNADGVTLQSRLSDPLFEQPYSGMYWQIARQEAGSSQWTVVLRSTSLWDEALDVNAPDTPNGVLSLMGPGKQRLVVLRQELDEVNDKGQSLQIMVAGNRELLAEPLARFERILFLSLGGLAVGLILAAILQVVLALYPLHLLRRRLLDVQEGREPQVSGRFPSEIQPLVDDFNAVLSANAGMVDRARAQAGNLAHAVKTPLTIMGNAAQAEDPHLAALVGEQVALAQRQVDHHLSRARAMAVRAIGVRTDVSACLQSLCRVMGRLHKAKQIHLDLPAQALIFKGEEQDLQEMAGNLLDNACKWATHNVWCHVWQQDNELHLVVEDDGPGLDPEQLERVFGRGQRADERHPGFGLGLDIVRELARSYQGKVQASVSEKGGLRLDLTLAS, from the coding sequence ATGATCGCCCGACGGGGTCACCCCATTCTGGGTTCTCTGCGTGGCCGCTTGTTGCTGGGGACCTTGGCCTGGATTTTGATCAGTATCATTCTGGCCGGTTTGGGCTTGAATCGCTTGTTTCAAGATCACGTTTACCGTCAGTTCGAGCAGCGTTTGCAAACCCATCTGGACCAGATCATGGCGGACGTGAATCTGGACAATGCCGATGGTGTCACCCTGCAATCGCGTCTGAGTGATCCTTTATTTGAGCAGCCGTATTCCGGTATGTACTGGCAGATTGCGCGCCAGGAGGCGGGTAGCAGCCAATGGACGGTGGTGTTGCGTTCGACCTCTTTGTGGGACGAGGCTCTGGATGTCAATGCTCCCGATACGCCCAATGGTGTCTTGTCACTGATGGGGCCGGGAAAACAGCGTCTGGTTGTGCTGCGTCAGGAACTGGACGAGGTGAATGACAAGGGTCAAAGCCTGCAGATTATGGTGGCAGGCAATCGAGAGCTGCTGGCCGAGCCATTGGCTCGTTTTGAGCGGATTCTGTTCCTGTCGCTGGGTGGCTTGGCGGTGGGTCTGATCCTGGCGGCGATCTTGCAAGTGGTGCTGGCCTTGTATCCCCTGCACCTGCTGCGACGCCGTTTGCTGGATGTGCAGGAGGGTCGGGAACCGCAAGTCAGTGGCCGTTTTCCCAGCGAAATTCAGCCCCTGGTGGATGATTTCAATGCGGTGCTCAGTGCCAATGCGGGCATGGTGGATCGTGCGCGGGCGCAGGCTGGAAACCTGGCCCATGCCGTCAAAACCCCGCTCACGATTATGGGCAATGCCGCTCAGGCTGAAGATCCGCATTTGGCGGCTTTGGTTGGCGAGCAGGTGGCTTTGGCCCAGCGTCAGGTTGATCACCATTTGTCACGTGCACGGGCCATGGCGGTCAGAGCCATTGGGGTGCGCACCGATGTGTCTGCCTGCTTGCAGTCCTTGTGTCGTGTGATGGGGCGCTTGCACAAGGCGAAGCAGATTCATCTGGATTTGCCTGCTCAGGCCTTGATTTTTAAGGGCGAAGAGCAGGATTTGCAGGAGATGGCCGGTAATCTCTTGGACAACGCCTGCAAATGGGCGACGCATAATGTGTGGTGCCACGTGTGGCAGCAGGATAATGAGCTGCATCTGGTGGTGGAAGATGATGGTCCTGGCCTGGATCCGGAGCAGCTTGAGCGTGTGTTTGGCCGCGGTCAGCGTGCGGATGAACGGCATCCCGGCTTTGGTTTGGGGTTGGATATTGTGCGCGAGCTGGCGCGCAGCTATCAGGGCAAGGTGCAGGCCAGTGTGTCCGAGAAAGGTGGATTGCGCCTGGATTTGACCTTGGCAAGTTAA
- the ppk1 gene encoding polyphosphate kinase 1 — protein sequence MLPSPDSTLLNRELSLLKFNERVLAMAENSTTPLLERLRYICIVSSNLDELFEIRISSLKEQILQNPHQVGDDGFLPQQAFDKVQAAAHRLIDRQNDLLMDDVLPKLMDEGIGLLLTAHWTQAQREWAYQTFMRDVMPLLTPIGLDPAHPFPRVYNKSLNYIVELSGEDAFGRTGTIAIVQAPRALPRVIRVPDDIAGIPQGYMLLTSLISVFVHELFPGMDVKGCYQWRVTRNSDLFVDEEEVTNLRAALQGELSQRNFGAAVRLEIDHSMPERLERFLQSEFSLEAPDTYRVSGPVNLSRLMQLCNVPDRPDLLFADYRAPIPAPFDSSFESPAQFFDTIAHKDQLLHHPYQSFQPVLSFLRAAAADPAVVGIKQTIYRTGEDSELMNILLSAARAGKEVTVVVELMARFDEQTNINWAAKLEEVGAHVSYGVVGHKTHAKMVLVLRREAGVIRRYGHLGTGNYHPRTARLYTDFGLLTANQEVCEDMDKVFSMLTGLGAWRPLKQLLQSPFTLHDSMMDRIQAETERALAGQKARIMAKMNSLLEPKIIQALYDASQAGVRVDLIVRGACALRAGVPGLSENIQVRSIIGRFLEHSRVFYFYNGGQEEVFISSADWMDRNFFRRVELGVPVLDRSLKRRVIAEAFTYALRDNQLSWKASPDGTYNRIRSRGAPFNVHQHLMQRLGGV from the coding sequence ATGCTGCCTTCTCCCGATTCAACCTTGCTAAACCGTGAGTTGTCCTTGCTCAAATTCAATGAGCGAGTGCTGGCCATGGCCGAAAATTCCACTACGCCTTTGCTGGAACGTTTGCGCTATATCTGTATTGTTAGCTCCAATCTGGACGAGCTTTTTGAAATTCGTATTTCCAGCCTGAAAGAACAGATTTTGCAAAACCCTCATCAGGTGGGAGATGACGGGTTTTTGCCTCAGCAGGCTTTTGACAAAGTTCAGGCTGCTGCGCATCGGTTGATCGATAGACAGAACGATCTATTGATGGACGATGTATTGCCCAAATTGATGGATGAAGGAATCGGGCTGTTGTTGACGGCACACTGGACGCAGGCTCAACGAGAGTGGGCGTATCAAACCTTCATGCGCGATGTCATGCCTTTGCTCACGCCGATTGGCCTGGACCCGGCGCACCCTTTTCCTCGTGTCTACAACAAAAGCCTGAATTACATTGTTGAGCTCAGCGGTGAGGACGCTTTTGGCCGCACCGGGACGATTGCTATTGTGCAGGCGCCGCGTGCTTTGCCGCGAGTGATCCGGGTGCCTGACGATATTGCCGGTATTCCCCAGGGTTACATGCTGTTGACCTCATTGATCAGTGTTTTCGTGCACGAGCTGTTTCCGGGCATGGATGTGAAGGGGTGCTATCAGTGGCGTGTTACCCGCAACAGCGATTTGTTTGTGGACGAGGAAGAGGTCACCAATTTGCGGGCCGCCCTGCAAGGTGAGTTGTCGCAGCGTAATTTTGGTGCTGCCGTGCGTCTGGAAATCGACCACTCCATGCCTGAGCGTCTGGAACGCTTTTTGCAAAGCGAGTTCTCGCTGGAAGCGCCCGACACCTATCGGGTAAGTGGTCCGGTGAACTTGTCGCGTTTGATGCAATTGTGCAATGTTCCAGATCGTCCTGATTTACTGTTTGCGGATTACCGGGCCCCCATTCCTGCCCCTTTTGATTCTTCTTTTGAGTCGCCTGCTCAGTTTTTTGACACGATTGCACACAAGGATCAATTACTGCATCACCCGTACCAATCCTTTCAACCGGTCTTGAGTTTTTTGCGTGCTGCGGCGGCTGATCCGGCGGTGGTGGGCATTAAACAGACCATTTATCGTACCGGTGAGGATTCGGAGTTGATGAATATTCTCTTGTCGGCCGCGCGGGCTGGCAAGGAAGTGACGGTTGTGGTTGAGCTGATGGCGCGTTTTGATGAGCAGACCAATATCAATTGGGCGGCCAAGCTGGAAGAGGTGGGGGCGCATGTCAGTTATGGCGTGGTCGGTCACAAGACTCACGCGAAAATGGTGTTGGTCCTGCGGCGCGAGGCAGGTGTTATCCGCCGTTATGGGCACCTGGGCACCGGCAACTATCACCCACGCACCGCTCGTTTGTATACGGATTTCGGGCTGCTGACTGCCAATCAGGAGGTTTGTGAGGACATGGACAAGGTGTTCTCCATGTTGACGGGATTGGGAGCGTGGCGACCGCTCAAGCAACTACTGCAATCGCCCTTCACCTTGCATGACAGCATGATGGATCGAATTCAGGCCGAAACCGAGCGTGCTTTAGCGGGCCAAAAGGCCCGGATCATGGCCAAGATGAACTCCTTGCTCGAACCCAAGATCATTCAGGCCTTGTACGATGCCAGCCAGGCTGGGGTCAGGGTGGATCTGATTGTGCGTGGTGCCTGCGCTTTGCGTGCCGGAGTGCCGGGGCTGTCGGAGAATATTCAGGTTCGTTCGATTATTGGGCGTTTCCTGGAGCACTCGCGTGTGTTCTATTTCTACAATGGTGGTCAGGAAGAGGTCTTTATCTCCTCGGCCGATTGGATGGATCGCAACTTCTTTCGCCGGGTGGAGTTAGGGGTGCCGGTACTGGATCGCAGCTTGAAAAGGCGCGTCATTGCCGAGGCCTTTACGTATGCGCTGCGTGACAACCAATTGTCCTGGAAAGCCAGTCCAGATGGTACGTATAATCGCATCCGCAGTCGTGGTGCACCGTTCAATGTGCATCAGCACCTGATGCAGCGCCTCGGTGGTGTGTGA
- the pstA gene encoding phosphate ABC transporter permease PstA has translation MFDKKSAISLSNPIYKRRQVFNRLMLGVSFTALIFGLFWLFWIIWTLIEKGSSAMAWSLLFESTPPPGGEGGLLNAIVGSVMMAGVGTLIGTPIGILAGTYLAEYGQRGWLAPATRFLNDVLLSAPSIIIGLFIYAVYVAQVGHYSGWAGSLALAILVIPVVVRSTDNMLMLVPNGLREAAAALGCPKWKIVMSISYRAALPGIVTGVLLAVARIAGETAPLLFTALNNQFMSWNMNAPLANLPVVIFQYAASPFEDWNRLAWAGAVLITLLVLGINILARSLFRQK, from the coding sequence ATGTTTGATAAAAAATCCGCAATTAGTCTGAGCAACCCGATTTACAAACGCAGGCAGGTGTTCAACCGCCTGATGCTGGGGGTGTCTTTTACTGCTTTGATCTTTGGCCTGTTCTGGCTGTTCTGGATCATCTGGACCCTGATCGAAAAGGGCAGCAGTGCCATGGCCTGGTCCTTGCTGTTTGAAAGCACACCACCTCCGGGTGGTGAGGGTGGTCTGCTGAACGCCATTGTCGGCAGTGTCATGATGGCCGGTGTCGGTACCTTGATTGGTACGCCTATTGGCATTCTGGCCGGGACTTATCTGGCTGAATACGGTCAGCGTGGCTGGTTGGCTCCGGCCACCCGCTTTTTGAACGACGTGCTCTTGTCGGCCCCGTCCATCATTATTGGTCTGTTCATCTACGCCGTGTATGTGGCGCAAGTGGGCCATTACTCAGGTTGGGCCGGTTCTTTGGCACTGGCCATTCTGGTGATCCCCGTGGTGGTGCGTTCCACAGACAATATGTTGATGCTGGTTCCCAATGGACTGCGTGAAGCGGCAGCAGCTTTGGGCTGCCCCAAGTGGAAGATTGTGATGTCCATTTCCTACCGTGCAGCCTTGCCCGGTATCGTGACGGGCGTTCTACTGGCCGTGGCCCGTATTGCTGGTGAAACGGCTCCTCTGTTGTTCACCGCCTTGAACAACCAGTTCATGTCCTGGAACATGAACGCGCCGCTGGCCAACTTGCCGGTGGTGATTTTCCAATATGCTGCCAGCCCCTTTGAGGACTGGAACCGTCTGGCCTGGGCAGGTGCGGTGCTGATTACCTTGCTGGTCTTGGGTATCAATATCCTGGCTCGCAGCCTTTTCCGCCAAAAATAA
- the pstB gene encoding phosphate ABC transporter ATP-binding protein PstB, translating to MSQIITSDESTKIEIRNLNFFYGKFHALRNVNMSIKEKKVTAFIGPSGCGKSTLLRTLNRMYELYPGQRAEGEILLDNENLLTSKQDISLIRAKVGMVFQKPTPFPMSIYDNVAFGVRLFERLSKGEMDERVEWALSKAALWNEVKDKLHQSGNGLSGGQQQRLCIARGVAIKPEVLLLDEPCSALDPISTAKIEELIAELKTDYTVVIVTHNMQQAARCSDYTAYMYLGELMEFGETDQIFVKPARKETEDYITGRFG from the coding sequence ATGAGTCAAATTATTACCTCCGACGAATCGACCAAGATTGAAATCCGTAACCTGAATTTTTTCTATGGCAAATTCCATGCCCTGCGCAATGTGAACATGTCCATCAAGGAAAAGAAGGTTACAGCCTTTATCGGACCTTCGGGTTGCGGTAAATCCACTTTGCTGCGCACGCTGAACCGCATGTACGAGCTGTACCCCGGCCAACGTGCGGAAGGTGAAATCCTGCTGGACAACGAAAACCTGCTGACGTCCAAGCAGGACATTTCCCTGATCCGTGCCAAAGTAGGCATGGTGTTCCAGAAACCGACACCGTTTCCCATGAGTATTTACGACAACGTGGCTTTTGGTGTGCGTTTGTTCGAGCGCCTGAGCAAAGGTGAAATGGACGAGCGTGTGGAATGGGCTCTGTCCAAAGCCGCGCTGTGGAACGAAGTGAAAGACAAGCTGCACCAAAGTGGTAACGGCCTGTCCGGTGGTCAGCAACAGCGTCTGTGTATTGCCCGTGGTGTGGCGATCAAACCTGAGGTTCTGCTGCTGGATGAACCTTGCTCGGCGCTGGACCCGATTTCTACCGCCAAGATCGAAGAGCTGATTGCCGAACTGAAAACGGACTACACCGTGGTTATCGTGACGCACAACATGCAGCAAGCTGCACGTTGCTCGGATTACACCGCGTATATGTATTTGGGTGAACTGATGGAGTTTGGTGAAACTGACCAGATCTTCGTGAAACCAGCTCGCAAGGAAACCGAAGACTACATCACGGGTCGTTTCGGTTAA
- a CDS encoding acyl-CoA synthetase: MLSADSVYSQSYSEFHWSIPEHYNIAHDVCDKWADGTGRLALIQQWPDGQVKRYTFDQLKAWSDSLAAAWQAQGIQAGDRIAIFLAQGLETALAHLATYKIGAIAMPLFTLFGTDALRYRLNDSGASTLITDQQGLETLLPLREHLPQLKHLYQSDSQQDQEQALSLWQAIAAHPEPAPRTLSTRADDPAVLIYTSGTTGSAKGALHAHRVLLGHLPGVEMSHNFLPTGEGLMWTPADWAWIGGLLDVLLPAWHHGIPVLAYRFPKFDAEATWKLMSEHGVTHTFLPPTALKMLRRSQWSREQWPLKLQSIASGGESLGAQLLDWAKQELGITINEFYGQTECNMIVSSCSAWFPGQAGKIGKAVPGHKVAIVDDQGHIQKAGVEGHIAVQSPDPVMFLGYWQRPEATREKFVGDWLLTGDKGIQDENGYIQFVGRDDDVITSSGYRIGPGPIEDGLMGHPAVAMAAVIGVPDPERTEVVKAFVVLKEDIAPSQELIKEIQEHIKRRVAAHEYPRLIEFVDALPMTTTGKVIRHALRKLSQ; the protein is encoded by the coding sequence ATGCTGTCTGCTGATTCTGTTTACTCGCAAAGCTACTCGGAATTTCACTGGTCCATCCCCGAACACTACAACATCGCTCACGATGTTTGCGACAAGTGGGCCGACGGAACTGGACGTCTTGCCCTGATCCAGCAGTGGCCCGATGGCCAGGTCAAACGCTACACCTTCGATCAACTCAAAGCCTGGTCTGATTCGCTGGCTGCCGCCTGGCAAGCCCAAGGAATACAGGCGGGTGACCGCATCGCCATTTTTTTGGCCCAGGGCCTGGAAACAGCACTAGCGCATTTGGCGACCTACAAAATCGGCGCCATTGCCATGCCCCTGTTTACCCTGTTCGGCACGGATGCACTGCGCTATCGTCTGAACGACTCCGGTGCCAGCACCTTGATTACGGATCAACAAGGCCTGGAGACGCTACTGCCCCTACGCGAACACCTGCCACAGCTCAAACATCTTTACCAAAGTGACAGCCAACAGGATCAGGAACAGGCGCTGTCCCTATGGCAAGCCATTGCCGCCCACCCGGAACCGGCACCACGCACCCTGAGCACCCGCGCAGACGACCCTGCCGTGCTGATTTATACCTCCGGCACCACAGGCTCGGCCAAAGGTGCCCTGCATGCACACCGTGTGCTGTTAGGACATCTGCCGGGCGTAGAGATGTCCCACAACTTCCTGCCTACGGGTGAAGGCCTGATGTGGACGCCCGCCGACTGGGCCTGGATTGGTGGCCTGCTGGATGTGCTGCTCCCCGCCTGGCATCACGGCATACCCGTGCTGGCCTACCGCTTCCCCAAATTCGATGCCGAAGCCACCTGGAAACTAATGTCCGAGCATGGTGTCACGCATACTTTTCTGCCTCCCACGGCATTGAAAATGCTGCGTCGCAGCCAATGGTCGCGCGAGCAATGGCCCTTGAAGCTGCAATCCATCGCCAGCGGCGGGGAGTCGCTGGGCGCGCAACTTCTGGATTGGGCGAAACAGGAACTGGGCATCACCATCAACGAGTTCTACGGACAAACCGAGTGCAATATGATCGTGTCCTCCTGCTCGGCCTGGTTTCCCGGTCAGGCAGGCAAGATTGGCAAGGCCGTGCCTGGTCACAAGGTCGCGATTGTGGATGATCAGGGGCACATTCAGAAAGCCGGTGTTGAAGGCCATATTGCCGTGCAATCCCCCGATCCAGTCATGTTCCTGGGCTACTGGCAACGCCCCGAGGCCACCCGCGAGAAATTTGTGGGCGACTGGCTGCTGACCGGCGACAAAGGCATACAGGACGAGAACGGCTATATCCAGTTCGTAGGCCGGGATGATGATGTCATCACCAGTTCCGGCTACCGCATTGGACCCGGCCCAATTGAGGATGGCCTGATGGGGCATCCCGCCGTCGCCATGGCGGCAGTGATCGGTGTCCCCGACCCCGAACGCACGGAAGTCGTGAAAGCCTTTGTGGTGCTGAAAGAAGATATCGCACCGTCCCAGGAACTGATCAAGGAGATCCAGGAACACATCAAGCGCCGGGTCGCCGCGCATGAGTACCCACGGCTGATTGAATTCGTCGATGCCCTGCCCATGACCACCACCGGCAAAGTCATACGCCATGCTTTACGCAAGTTGAGCCAGTAA
- the pstC gene encoding phosphate ABC transporter permease subunit PstC, translating to MKSNQNAFMDGIFKNMTRSFAFLVFILLAAISISLIYGSRESIAEYGFSFLWTNNWDPVNNEYGALVPIAGTLLTSLIALCIAVPVSFGIAMFLTELSPAWLRRPLGTAIEMLAAIPSIIYGMWGLFVFVPLFQRYVQPGLISFFDGVPVLEQIFAGPPFGIGVFTAGLILSVMVIPFITAVMRDVFELVPPMLKESAYGLGSTTWEVMWRVVLPFTKNGVIGGIMLGLGRALGETMAVTFVIGNSFNLPNSLFSPSNSIASALANEFNEAGGMQKSALLELGLILFLITTVVLAISKLLLLRLAKNEGTSR from the coding sequence ATGAAATCAAATCAGAACGCCTTTATGGACGGCATTTTCAAGAACATGACGCGCTCGTTTGCGTTTCTCGTGTTCATATTGCTGGCTGCCATCTCTATTTCCCTGATCTATGGAAGCCGGGAATCCATTGCCGAATACGGTTTCTCTTTTCTCTGGACGAATAACTGGGATCCGGTCAATAACGAATATGGCGCATTGGTGCCCATTGCCGGCACCTTGCTCACTTCCTTGATCGCACTCTGTATTGCAGTGCCGGTCTCTTTCGGGATTGCAATGTTCCTGACGGAACTCTCGCCGGCCTGGCTGCGTCGCCCTCTGGGTACAGCCATTGAAATGCTGGCGGCGATTCCTTCCATTATTTACGGCATGTGGGGCCTGTTCGTTTTTGTGCCCTTGTTCCAGCGTTATGTGCAACCCGGCCTGATCTCCTTTTTTGACGGGGTGCCTGTGCTGGAGCAGATTTTCGCCGGCCCTCCTTTCGGTATTGGTGTATTTACCGCCGGCCTGATTCTGTCCGTCATGGTGATCCCTTTCATTACCGCGGTCATGCGTGATGTGTTCGAGCTGGTTCCTCCCATGCTCAAAGAGTCCGCCTACGGCCTGGGCAGTACCACCTGGGAAGTGATGTGGCGTGTGGTTCTGCCTTTCACCAAGAATGGGGTCATTGGCGGGATCATGCTGGGCCTGGGGCGTGCGCTGGGTGAAACCATGGCCGTCACCTTCGTGATTGGTAACTCCTTTAACTTGCCAAACTCGCTGTTCTCGCCGTCGAACTCGATTGCCTCGGCCCTGGCCAACGAGTTTAACGAAGCCGGTGGCATGCAGAAATCCGCCCTGCTGGAGCTGGGCCTGATCCTGTTCCTGATCACCACGGTTGTATTGGCGATCTCCAAGTTGCTCTTGTTGCGTCTGGCCAAGAATGAAGGCACGTCGCGCTAA
- a CDS encoding response regulator transcription factor, with the protein MRILVVEDEPTLAGQLQQALERAGYAVQVVHDGEQGHYQGEVEAFDAVVLDLGLPGMDGVSVLRRWRASGINMPVLILTARNDWHDKVEGMDAGADDYVAKPFHMEELLARMRALLRRAAGQANPRLQLGHLELDARSSSISCAGMVLSLTSHEYRLLAFMMHHPGQVLSRTQLTEHIYSQDFERDSNTIEVFIGRLRKKLPPGYIETVRGMGYRLVDPEA; encoded by the coding sequence ATGCGGATACTGGTCGTCGAAGACGAGCCTACCTTGGCGGGGCAATTGCAGCAGGCCCTGGAGCGGGCGGGCTATGCGGTTCAAGTCGTCCATGATGGCGAGCAAGGTCATTATCAGGGCGAGGTCGAGGCCTTTGATGCCGTAGTGCTGGATCTGGGTTTACCGGGCATGGATGGGGTGTCGGTATTGCGTCGCTGGCGGGCTTCGGGCATCAATATGCCGGTGCTGATTCTGACGGCTCGCAATGACTGGCACGACAAGGTTGAAGGCATGGATGCCGGTGCGGACGACTATGTGGCCAAGCCCTTTCACATGGAAGAGTTGTTGGCCCGTATGCGCGCCTTGCTGCGCCGCGCGGCCGGTCAGGCGAACCCACGCTTGCAGTTAGGCCACTTGGAGTTGGATGCGCGTTCTTCCTCGATCAGTTGTGCGGGCATGGTTTTGTCGCTGACCAGCCATGAATACCGTTTGCTGGCTTTTATGATGCATCACCCCGGTCAGGTGTTGTCGCGCACCCAATTGACCGAGCATATTTACTCTCAGGACTTTGAGCGCGATTCCAATACCATCGAGGTGTTTATCGGTCGTTTGCGCAAGAAATTACCCCCCGGCTATATCGAAACGGTGCGAGGCATGGGCTATCGTCTGGTGGACCCCGAAGCATGA